A portion of the Candida dubliniensis CD36 chromosome R, complete sequence genome contains these proteins:
- a CDS encoding gamma-tubulin complex component, putative (Similar to S. cerevisiae SPC97), whose translation MNTFSSPPNVIREYNDTTYQSPLNSQFRQSPFLQNQSPDYVSLREEDDTNDKSIDIMSSCIVDSVIYKSQKIAGPLLSQISNLNIQQALIIRELLFTLLGHEGHYIQYSKRYDPTSQISRIEGPDYKIAKNLDISLKVITKKLVKFGKYYSGLKSFIQVFDNNKFGKIVQKFCSEVRKFLSSYQQVLINVEHEFKFNKNFNLNMLDSLLHQEISNKMTHLYQIGIEISRITEERQKMSQAEIMGNFEPTTLANTSMNGINSEPNVYYGKFDCCKGGLLLQVIQERMVYYKGDPMSLNFLTQLFDIVSSDYVGMLNQWLLEGVINDPFDEFMIREKRVPDSFMEIFQSKSEYYWNELFLIKIDGLLNQFQNSTIQSKILNTGKYLNIFKRCTGLHNFESLKEKLTSITSLAAPDLELKIDEFYHRANKMLMKLLFDGYNFPAVVKIFQRLFLFADSFQIDNFIDSTFSELKRGKLKISVSRLQKQYDDIFKEKIENKVGVHPSVYDVLKKNQRLSVTSESLYKVVEELMEKNSDYLISDNNLRGIFHRVASLRDDSRITISSAADSATESIKDEPTITSVDLTIPLPFPLNLVLNQQLSYQYEIMFKLLINIKFISKYNSTNWQEMNYSKIWTNLHFNSSVKKWILRCRVLHSRICSFIHELENYIVHDVIEYNFDEIKNLIDTTAANLAASELGSDINDEGDNIFNGSLIRGTFNNNSIFDSKVHKHRVTYVEGISTVEQLIQKFLDYSSTLLNDSLLTREESLRQLRKMLDFIFHFNNYIVQVKKVLVLLNHELFDEYSREFPSKFEKPMDKESIDKRFANLSDTFLMQYEKFGENLVTFLATIKQVGERENQGLLELSNRLELCFPE comes from the coding sequence ATGAATACGTTTTCATCTCCACCAAACGTAATACGAGAGTATAATGACACAACTTATCAGCTGCCATTGAATTCACAATTCCGTCAATCACCATTCTTGCAGAATCAATCGCCAGACTATGTCAGCTTGCGAGAAGAGGATGATACTAATGATAAGAGCATAGACATCATGTCATCATGTATAGTAGATTCAGTAATCTATAAATCACAAAAAATTGCAGGCCCACTATTGAGTCAAATATCCAACTTGAATATTCAGCAAGCATTGATTATACGGGAACTACTATTCACATTGTTAGGGCATGAAGGCCATTACATTCAATATAGCAAACGTTATGATCCAACATCACAAATCAGCCGAATTGAAGGACCCGATTATAAGATTGCAAAGAATTTGGATATAAGTTTAAAAGTAATTACTAAGAAATTGGttaaatttggaaaatacTACAGTGGGTTAAAATCCTTTATTCaagtatttgataataacaaatttggaaaaattgttcaaaaattttgttCTGAAGTGAGAAAGTTCTTATCGAGTTACCAACAAGTACTAATAAATGTCGAGCATGAGTTTAAGTTCAATAAGAATTTTAATTTGAACATGTTGGATCTGCTCTTGCATCAGGAAATATCCAATAAAATGACCCATCTATACCAGATTGGAATAGAGATTAGTCGGATAACGGAAGAAAGACAGAAAATGTCTCAGGCCGAAATTATGGGTAATTTTGAACCAACAACATTGGCTAACACAAGCATGAACGGTATCAATTCTGAGCCTAATGTGTATTATGgcaaatttgattgttgtaaAGGTGGACTCTTACTTCAAGTTATACAAGAAAGAATGGTTTATTATAAAGGTGATCCAATGTCCCTAAACTTTTTAACACAGctttttgatattgttagTTCAGATTATGTTGGAATGTTAAATCAATGGCTTTTGGAGGGCGTAATAAACGATCCGTTTGATGAGTTCATGATTAGAGAAAAACGAGTGCCAGACTCCTTTATGGAAATATTCCAAAGCAAAAGTGAATACTACTGGAACGAattgtttttaattaaaatagATGGTTTGCTCAATCAATTTCAGAATTCAACTATACAGTcgaaaattttaaatacAGGGAAATACTTGAACATATTCAAACGATGTACAGGGTTGCACAATTTTGAAtctttaaaagaaaagttgaCCTCTATAACTAGTTTGGCAGCTCCTGATTTGGAACTTAAGATTGATGAGTTTTATCATAGGGCAAACAAAATGTTAATGAAATTGCTTTTCGATGGATATAATTTCCCAGCAGTGGtgaaaatatttcaaagattgtttcttttcgcagattcttttcaaatcgataattttattgataGTACATTTAGTGAATTGAAAAGGGGGAAACTCAAGATTTCAGTTTCCAGACTACAAAAGCAATATGACGATAtattcaaagaaaaaattgaaaataaagtCGGTGTACACCCTAGTGTATATGATgtgttgaagaaaaatcaaaggCTATCGGTGACGTCGGAGTCATTGTACAAAGTGGTTGAGGAATTAATGGAAAAGAACCtggattatttgatttcagACAACAACTTGCGTGGGATATTTCATAGAGTAGCGTCGTTGAGAGATGACCTGCGAATTACCATACTGAGTGCTGCTGATTCTGCTACTGAAAGTATCAAGGATGAACCAACAATAACTAGTGTTGATCTTACTATACCGTTGCCATTTCCTTTAAACTTAGTTTTGAATCAACAATTGTCATACCAGTATGAAATAAtgtttaaattattaattaacatcaaattcatttcaAAGTATAACAGCACCAATTGGCAAGAGATGAATTATTCTAAAATTTGGACAAACTTGCATTTCAACTCGAGTGTGAAAAAATGGATATTGCGTTGCAGAGTATTGCATTCAAGAATTTGCAGCTTTATTCATGAACTTGAGAATTACATCGTGCATGATGTCATTGAGtataattttgatgaaatcaagaatttgatAGACACTACTGCAGCTAACTTGGCGGCAAGTGAACTTGGGTCAGATATAAATGATGAAGGtgataatatatttaatggGTCATTGATTAGAGGGACATTTAAtaacaattcaatattCGACTCTAAAGTTCACAAGCACAGGGTAACATATGTTGAAGGGATATCAACAGTTGAGCAATTAATCCAGAAATTTTTGGACTATTCTAGTactttattaaatgattcGTTGCTTACTCGTGAAGAGTCCTTGCGTCAGCTTCGTAAAATGCTagattttattttccaTTTTAATAATTACATTGTTCAAGTGAAGAAAGTTTTGGTGTTGTTAAACCATGAATTGTTCGACGAGTATTCTAGGGAATTCCCTtctaaatttgaaaagCCAATGGATAAAGAACTGATAGATAAAAGATTTGCAAACTTGAGCGACACTTTTCTAATGCAGTACGAAAAATTTGGTGAAAATCTTGTTACGTTTTTGGCCACCATTAAGCAAGTTGGTGAAAGAGAAAACCAAGGATTATTGGAATTAAGTAACAGACTAGAACTTTGTTTCCCAGAGTAG
- a CDS encoding proteasome subunit, putative (Similar to S. cerevisiae PUP2) — MFLTRSEYDRGVSTFSPEGRLFQVEYSLEAIKLGSTAIGISTSEGVILGVEKRVTSSLLESSSIEKIVEIDHHIGCAMSGLTADARSMIDHARVSSLTHNLYYDEDIGVESLTQSVCDLALRFGEGAGGEKRLMSRPFGVALLIAGVDKEKGPQLYHAEPSGTFYRYEAKAIGSGSEGAQAELNNEYHKSLTLKEAELLALKILKQVMEEKLDCKNAQLASVTKDGGFQIYSDEKTDAIIKELNAQATDEDTVIS, encoded by the coding sequence ATGTTTTTAACAAGAAGTGAATATGATCGTGGTGTTTCTACTTTTTCACCAGAAGGTAGATTATTCCAAGTCGAATATTCCCTTGAAGCAATTAAATTAGGATCTACTGCCATAGGTATATCAACTAGTGAAGGTGTGATATTAGGGGTTGAAAAAAGAGTcacttcatcattattagaatCTTCttccattgaaaaaattgttgaaatagATCATCATATTGGTTGTGCCATGAGTGGGTTAACAGCTGATGCCAGATCGATGATTGATCATGCTCGAGTATCTAGTTTAACTCATAATTTATACTATGATGAAGACATTGGAGTTGAAAGTTTGACCCAAAGTGTATGTGACTTGGCCTTACGTTTTGGAGAAGGTGCTGGTGGTGAAAAGAGATTGATGTCTAGACCTTTTGGGGTGGCATTGTTAATTGCAGGAGTAGACAAAGAAAAGGGCCCACAATTGTATCATGCAGAACCATCAGGTACGTTTTATAGATACGAGGCCAAAGCCATTGGTTCTGGTAGTGAAGGTGCTCAAGCAGAATTGAATAACGAATATCACAAGTCTTTGACATTGAAGGAAGCCGAGTTATTGGctttgaaaatattgaaacaagtgatggaagaaaaattggattgCAAGAATGCTCAATTGGCCAGTGTTACTAAAGATGGTGGTTTCCAAATTTACAGTGACGAAAAAACCGACGCCATAATTAAAGAGTTAAATGCTCAAGCTACTGACGAAGATACTGTCATAAGCTAG
- a CDS encoding succinyl-CoA ligase, beta subunit, mitochondrial precursor, putative (Similar to S. cerevisiae LSC2;~spliced gene): MLSRSFARISRSAAQQKRFLSLHEYRSAALLSEYGVPIPKGYPATTPEGAYDAAKKLGTNELVIKAQALTGGRGKGHFDSGLQGGVKLISSAEEAKDLASQMLNHKLITKQTGAAGKEVTAVYIVERRDAASEAYVAILMDRARQTPVIVASAQGGMDIEGVAAKDPSAIKTFPVPLEEGVSDSLATEIAGALGFTQDAIPEAAKTIQSLYKCFIERDCTQVEINPLSETPDHKVLAMDAKLGFDDNASFRQEEVFSWRDPTQEDPQEAEASKYGLNFIKLDGNIANIVNGAGLAMATMDIIKLYGGEPANFLDCGGTATPETIEKAFELILSDPKVNGIFVNIFGGIVRCDYVAKGLIAATKNFKLDIPVVVRLQGTNLAEAKELIENSGLKLYAFEDLDPAAEKIVQLAPKNN, translated from the exons atgtTGTCAAGATCATTTGCCCGTATTTCAAGA TCTGCTGCTCAACAAAAGAGATTTTTGTCTTTGCATGAATACCGTTCCGCCGCTTTATTGAGCGAATACGGTGTTCCAATTCCAAAAGGTTACCCAGCCACCACTCCAGAAGGCGCTTATGATGCTGCCAAAAAGTTGGGTACCAATGAATTAGTTATCAAAGCACAAGCTTTAACTGGTGGTCGTGGTAAAGGTCACTTTGACTCTGGTTTGCAAGGTGGTGTTAAATTGATCTCTTCCGCAGAAGAAGCCAAAGACTTGGCTAGCCAAATGTTAAATCACAAATTGATCACCAAACAAACTGGTGCTGCTGGTAAAGAAGTAACCGCTGTTTACATTGTTGAGAGAAGAGATGCTGCTTCTGAAGCCTATGTTGCCATCTTGATGGACAGAGCTCGTCAAACCCCAGTTATTGTCGCTTCTGCCCAAGGTGGTATGGACATTGAAGGTGTTGCTGCCAAAGACCCATCTGCTATTAAAACTTTCCCAGTTCCTTTGGAAGAAGGTGTTTCTGATTCCTTGGCCACTGAAATAGCCGGTGCTTTAGGATTCACCCAAGATGCCATCCCAGAAGCTGCCAAAACCATCCAATCATTGTACAAATGTTTCATTGAACGTGACTGTACCCAAGTTGAAATCAATCCTTTATCTGAAACTCCCGACCACAAGGTCTTGGCCATGGATGCCAAATTAGGTTTCGATGACAATGCCTCTTTCCGTCAAGAAGAAGTGTTCTCATGGAGAGACCCAACCCAAGAAGATCCTCAAGAAGCTGAAGCCAGTAAATATGGATTGaactttatcaaattgGATGGTAACATTGCCAACATTGTCAATGGTGCTGGTTTGGCCATGGCTACTATGGacattatcaaattatacGGTGGTGAACCAGCTAACTTCTTGGACTGTGGTGGTACTGCTACTCCAGAAACCATTGAAAAAGCTTTTGAATTGATCTTGTCAGATCCAAAAGTTAACGGTATTTTCGTCAACATCTTTGGTGGTATTGTCAGATGTGATTATGTTGCCAAAGGTTTGATTGCTGCCACCAAGAACTTCAAATTGGACATTCCAGTTGTTGTCAGATTACAAGGTACTAATTTGGCTGAAgctaaagaattaattgaaaactcTGGTTTGAAATTATATGCTTTCGAAGATTTGGACCCAGCTGCTGAAAAAATTGTCCAATTGGCTCCAAAGAACAATTAA
- a CDS encoding N-acetyl transferase (GNAT family), putative (Similar to S. cerevisiae MPR1) — protein sequence MNSEEIFDSVKDLPFADGNFNATPKVKEPTISFKLSKDATKTVTLFNIHDHKSVPSNLIKVLENEFNYVVEEGRTYPYHSIVEGEAFVKYWFTHFVAVLLQGEYKTFEELGDLSTEQWKNIFLGTFYVKPNYTGRCSHVCNAGFIVNHEKRGLGLGKELGKKYLQVAPELGYVYSVFNLVFETNVASLKIWDSLGFDRIGYVKNVAVLKGENKLVGAYMYGKDLQ from the coding sequence ATGAACTCtgaagaaatttttgaCTCAGTTAAGGATCTCCCATTTGCTGATGGTAACTTTAACGCCACTCCAAAAGTCAAGGAACCAACGATAAGTTTCAAGTTGTCCAAGGATGCTACCAAAACCGTGACTTTGTTCAACATTCACGATCACAAAAGTGTTCCAtccaatttgataaaagtGCTTGAAAATGAGTTCAATTATGTGGTTGAAGAAGGTAGGACATATCCTTATCACAGTATAGTGGAAGGGGAAGCGTTTGTGAAATATTGGTTTACTCATTTTGTAGCGGTGTTACTACAAGGGGAATACAAGACATTCGAAGAATTGGGTGATTTGTCAACAGAACAAtggaaaaatatttttttggggaCCTTTTATGTTAAACCAAACTATACTGGCAGATGTTCCCATGTCTGTAATGCCGGCTTTATAGTAAATCATGAGAAACGAGGGCTCGGATTGGGTAAGGAATTGGGTAAAAAGTATCTTCAAGTTGCACCAGAATTGGGATATGTTTATTCTGTGTTCAATTTAgtatttgaaacaaatgtTGCCAGTTTGAAGATCTGGGATTCACTTGGGTTTGATAGAATCGGTTATGTTAAAAATGTGGCAGTATTAAAAGGAGAGAATAAACTAGTTGGGGCATACATGTATGGGAAAGATTTACAATAA
- a CDS encoding deacetylase complex subunit, putative (Similar to S. cerevisiae SDS3;~spliced gene): protein MEDSRKNGTIHETQPPQNKRDKKRTNIASRLNKLESTFKNDRDIFYRNSLHELQNKLATLQQGSNEEFLYKKMNLEEIRDYELTKLRLWEEYQVKRIESEYQEDLDRAKEQHDKMIKLIKEKLYDKLQQQIKHLKEDKFLVNLVNGKSWVNPEDPTNQAFNSVAIAELNASDRRSLRKRELAGRFSVGEAADLSDGGGGIGSADNVSSVYNGGYSSAGKRRRIYATRYSSNDEMSSGTTSGMPLNNHPSTRQNGNATSGYESNLSDKDYDTLNILIMENDDGGASLNLTAKNGGGVGHHKVQTRGSNKHFVGPQGLKPEELNEDLTLLRNAIVKKD from the exons ATGGAAGATTCACGAAAGAATGGTACCATCCATGAAA CTCAACCACCCCAAAACAAACGAGATAAGAAACGAACCAATATAGCAAGTagattaaataaattggaatcgacatttaaaaatgataGAGATATATTTTATAGAAATCTGTTACATGAATTACAAAACAAGTTAGCCACATTACAACAGGGAAGCAATGAAGAGTTTTtatacaaaaaaatgaatttggaAGAAATTCGAGATTATGAATTGACAAAATTACGATTATGGGAGGAATATCAAGTCAAACGAATAGAAAGTGAATATCAAGAAGATTTGGATCGAGCTAAAGAGCAACATGataaaatgataaaattgataaaagaaaaattgtatgacaaattacaacaacaaatcaaacatTTGAAAGAAGATAAATTTTTGGTGAATTTAGTAAATGGCAAAAGTTGGGTGAATCCCGAGGACCCCACGAATCAAGCATTCAACTCTGTGGCAATAGCCGAGTTAAATGCCAGTGATAGAAGATCACTAAGGAAACGTGAATTGGCAGGAAGATTTAGTGTTGGGGAAGCAGCAGACTTGTctgatggtggtggtggtattgGATCTGCCGATAATGTTTCGTCGGTTTATAATGGCGGGTACTCATCGGcaggaaaaagaagaagaatatatGCCACCAGGTATAGttcaaatgatgaaatGAGTTCAGGCACCACTAGTGGTATGCCACTAAATAACCATCCCAGCACTCGACAAAACGGGAATGCCACTAGTGGGTATGAATCCAATTTGAGCGATAAAGATTATGATActttaaatattttgatcATGGAGAACGATGATGGGGGAGCTTCCTTAAACCTAACGGCAAAGAACGGTGGAGGAGTTGGCCACCACAAGGTCCAGACCAGAGGTAGCAATAAACATTTCGTTGGTCCACAAGGGTTAAAACCTGAGGAGCTAAATGAGGATTTAACCTTACTACGGAATGCAATTGTTAAGAAAGATTAG
- a CDS encoding histone H4, putative (Similar to S. cerevisiae HHF2), translating to MSGTGRGKGGKGLGKGGAKRHRKILRDNIQGITKPAIRRLARRGGVKRISALIYEEVRVVLKQFLENVIRDAVTYTEHAKRKTVTSLDVVYALKRQGRTLYGFGG from the coding sequence aTGTCTGGTACCGGTAGAGGAAAAGGTGGTAAAGGTTTAGGAAAAGGTGGTGCTAAACGTCACAGAAAAATTTTGAGAGACAACATTCAAGGTATTACAAAACCAGCTATCAGAAGATTGGCCAGAAGAGGTGGTGTCAAACGTATTTCTGCTTTGATTTATGAAGAAGTCAGAGTTGTCTTGAAACAATTCTTGGAAAACGTTATCAGAGATGCTGTTACTTACACTGAACATgctaaaagaaaaactgtCACTTCATTGGATGTTGTTTACGCTTTGAAGAGACAAGGTAGAACCTTGTATGGTTTCGGTGGTTAG
- a CDS encoding histone H3, putative (Similar to S. cerevisiae HHT2) has translation MARTKQTARKSTGGKAPRKQLASKAARKSAPSTGGVKKPHRYKPGTVALREIRRFQKSTELLIRKLPFQRLVREIAQDFKTDLRFQSSAIGALQEAVEAYLVGLFEDTNLCAIHAKRVTIQKKDMQLARRLRGERS, from the coding sequence ATGGCTAgaacaaaacaaacagCAAGAAAATCCACTGGTGGTAAAGCCCCAAGAAAACAATTAGCTTCTAAAGCTGCTAGAAAATCTGCTCCATCTACTGGTGGTGTCAAGAAACCACACAGATATAAGCCAGGTACTGTTGCCTTGAGAGAAATTAGAAGATTCCAAAAATCCACTGAATTGTTAATCAGAAAATTACCATTCCAAAGATTAGTCAGAGAAATTGCTCAAGATTTCAAAACTGATTTGAGATTCCAATCTTCTGCTATTGGTGCTTTACAAGAAGCTGTTGAAGCTTACTTGGTTGGTTTATTCGAAGACACTAACTTGTGTGCTATCCATGCCAAGAGAGTTACCAtccaaaagaaagatatgCAATTAGCTAGAAGATTAAGAGGTGAAAGATCTTAG
- a CDS encoding tyrosine-protein phosphatase, putative (Similar to S. cerevisiae SIW14), which produces MSDFMDDPFQMDEEIPSKKDPIPSEERSLPIPETATIGRDISPSYPTPPNIHYDNKVIRSKLDQLKLEENTGGTNTTTEEEGEKYEEDIDDKLDMSLQAKLRLEYENCLDYDKPLTPPENFAPVINKIYRSSFPQPNNFAFLKKLKLKSILCLIPEDYPHLQQEFIKNENIKLFQLGMSGNKEPFVKISADLITEAVKIVLNPENQPILIHCNRGKHRTGCLVGVIRKLQNWSLTLIFDEYRKFACPKERPMDQQFIELYDDTEILEHCYEYDLLPLKWD; this is translated from the coding sequence ATGTCCGATTTTATGGATGATCCATTCCAGATGGATGAAGAAATACCTTCTAAGAAAGACCCTATACCGTCTGAGGAGAGATCTTTACCGATTCCTGAAACTGCTACAATAGGCAGGGACATATCTCCCCTGTATCCAACCCCACCAAATATTCACTACGACAATAAAGTGATACGGTCAAAATTGGACCAACTAAAACTAGAGGAGAATACTGGAGGTACCAATACTACCACCGAAGAAGAAGGGGAAAAATACGAAGAAGATATTGATGACAAGTTGGATATGTCCTTACAAGCGAAATTAAGATTGGAGTATGAGAATTGTTTAGATTATGATAAACCATTAACCCCACCAGAGAATTTTGCCCCGGtgataaataaaatctATAGATCCTCATTCCCAcaaccaaataattttgcttttttgaagaaattaaaattgaaatctaTATTATGTCTTATACCAGAAGATTATCCCCatttacaacaagaatttattaaaaatgaaaacattAAATTATTCCAACTTGGAATGTCAGGTAATAAGGAACCATTTGTGAAAATATCAGCAGATTTGATTACAGAGGCAGTAAAGATAGTGCTAAACCCGGAAAACCAaccaattttaattcattgTAACCGTGGCAAACATAGAACAGGTTGTCTTGTTGGAGTGATTAGAAAACTACAAAACTGGTCGTTGACACTTATATTTGACGAATATAGAAAATTTGCATGTCCCAAGGAACGTCCCATGgatcaacaatttattgaaCTATATGACGATACGGAAATTTTAGAGCATTGTTATGAATATGATTTGTTGCCATTGAAATGGGATTAA
- a CDS encoding conserved hypothetical protein (spliced gene) — protein MSALFNFQSLLQVILLLICTCTYVHSTAPAILDNRKSGILSVFWKFARIGERLSPYVALGCFIMAFNTLSS, from the exons ATG TCTGCgttatttaattttcaatctttACTACAGGTAATactattattgatttgtaCATGCACATATGTACATTCTACAGCTCCAGCAATATTAGACAATCGAAAATCAGGTATCCTTAGTGTGTTTTGGAAATTTGCTAGAATCGGTGAAAGATTAAGTCCCTATGTTGCCTTAGGTTGTTTTATTATGGCTTTCAATACTTTAAGTTCATAG
- a CDS encoding phenypyruvate decarboxylase, putative (Similar to S. cerevisiae ARO10) — MTPIQQTPSVHNTIDGSSIDFPNQISLGEYLFYRISQANPILKSIFGIPGDFNLNLLEHIYSPIISEREIKFINACNELNCAYAADGYSRVIGGMSAMITTFGVGELSAINGVAGAFAEHSPVLHIVGTTSMKDRLRAPNEIYNIHHLVPNHDPLKPPNHDVYKSMVKSISVVQESLDYDTRNNLIKIDNVLKKVIQEARPGYLFIPSDVPDLPVPVNMLLSDPFTADTRYTNSTLSKEVLDEVTNVILNKLYDAKNPSIFSDCLTTRFGYQNDLNRFIDQIPESVKLFTANLARNLDESRSNLVGVYNGNGSSDDKTKQEFESSDFILALGFFPNEMNTGGHTSNFSKVTDVVIVHPDYIKVNHQFYHIKQNDGERLFTLGEFLCTLTEKLDASKISVEPKDIYQYQPPQQYTTSNLDYIPQGKLIDHFNSTLKPNDLFIIETSSFVFGLPDMKFPPNLQLLTSPYYGSIGYAIPATFGATLAVNDLKSDRRVILVQGDGAAQMTVQELSSFVRYKEILPNLPQIYLINNDGYTIERKIKGPNRSYNDINGKWKWGDLLNVFGGVQGKMYESYVLKNSYELDQFFSGKTKPMSSNKLQFYEIIAGKYDVPQRVDNMMCISKK; from the coding sequence ATGACTCCAATTCAACAGACGCCTTCGGTTCACAACACTATTGACGGTTCCTCTATCgattttccaaatcaaatttcaCTTGgagaatatttattttatagaATCTCCCAAGCTAACCCAATACTTAAATCCATATTTGGTATTCCGGGTGACTTCAATCTCAATTTGTTAGAACATATTTACTCACCAATTATATCCGAAAGGGAGATAAAGTTTATAAATGCAtgtaatgaattgaattgtgCTTATGCTGCCGATGGTTACTCAAGAGTTATTGGTGGTATGAGTGCTATGATTACAActtttggtgttggtgaATTATCAGCTATTAATGGTGTTGCTGGGGCATTCGCAGAACATAGTCCTGTTTTACACATTGTCGGAACCACTTCGATGAAAGATAGATTACGTGCTccaaatgaaatttataatatccATCACTTGGTACCAAACCATGATCCATTAAAGCCACCTAATCATGATGTATATAAATCCATGGTTAAAAGTATATCAGTTGTTCAAGAATCTTTAGACTATGATACTAGAAATAACTTGATCAAAATTGACaatgttttgaaaaaagtaATTCAAGAGGCAAGACCAGGGTATTTGTTTATCCCTAGTGATGTTCCAGATCTTCCAGTGCCAGTTAACATGTTATTACTGGATCCATTTACTGCTGATACAAGATACACCAATCTGACATTATCAAAAGAAGTATTGGATGAAGTAACTAATGTCATTCtcaataaattatatgatGCCAAAAACCCATCAATATTTTCCGATTGCTTAACAACAAGATTTGGATATCAAAATGATCTCAACAGAtttattgatcaaatcCCAGAAAGCGTCAAATTGTTTACTGCCAATCTTGCTAGAAACTTGGATGAAAGTAGAAGCAATCTTGTTGGTGTATACAATGGGAATGGATCTTCAGATGACAAAACTAAACAGGAATTTGAATCATCTGATTTCATATTAGCTTTAGGGTTTTTCCCCAACGAAATGAATACTGGTGGCCATACATCAAATTTCTCAAAGGTAACAGATGTTGTCATTGTTCACCCAGATTACATTAAAGTCAATCACCAGTTCTATcatattaaacaaaatgaTGGGGAAAGATTATTCACTTTGGGCGAGTTTCTTTGTACCTTGACTGAAAAATTAGACGCATCGAAAATTTCAGTTGAACCTAAagatatttatcaatatcaaccTCCACAACAATACACAACATCAAATCTTGACTATATTCCGCAAGGTAAGCTCATTGATCACTTTAACTCCACTCTTAAGCccaatgatttatttattatagaAACCCTGTCATTTGTATTTGGATTACCAGATATGAAATTCCCACCAAATTTACAATTGCTTACATCCCCTTATTATGGTTCGATTGGATATGCTATTCCAGCAACTTTTGGAGCTACTCTTGCTgtcaatgatttgaaatctGATAGAAGAGTTATTTTAGTTCAAGGTGATGGGGCAGCACAAATGACAGTACAAGAATTATCCAGCTTTGTTAGATATAAGGAGATTCTACCAAACTTGCCACAAATctatttgataaataatgatGGCTACACCATTGAGCGTAAAATTAAAGGTCCAAACCGATCCTATAATGATATCAATGGTAAATGGAAATGGGGTGATTTACTAAACGTGTTTGGTGGTGTCCAAGGTAAAATGTATGAATCATATGTATTGAAGAATAGTTATGAATTGGATCAATTCTTTAGTGGCAAGACAAAGCCAATGCTGTCCAACAAATTGCAATTTTATGAAATAATTGCTGGTAAATATGATGTTCCTCAAAGAGTTGACAACATGATGTGCATTTCTAAAAAATAA